Proteins encoded together in one Shewanella oneidensis MR-1 window:
- a CDS encoding IS3-like element ISSod1 family transposase (programmed frameshift): MSLKKSHKSYPQAFKDEAVLMVLEQGYSVADAAKSLGVSTSLLYNWKEKHEALQQGITLEESERDELKRLRRENKELRMEKEIPKKGKRLLCERNEVRFRFIKLQSHLFPITLLCRVMSVSKSGYYDWHKRPANVISVETLKLYRLVRQLFKQSRGSLGNREMVKKLRKEGYQVGRYLVRKIMHRLRLKATQRCAYKVTTQRKHSDAVADNLLNMNFNPVSANQVWAGDVTYLKTGEGWMYLAVVMDLYSRRIVGWRIDKRMTTDLISKALIKAYNLRQPARGLVFHSDRGSQYTSKQFGRLLSSYGIRASMGDVGACWDNAVVERFFGSLKHDWIFKVAQPTREFMKQDVTAYIKYYNLERLHSANNDLSPVEFENSQVKVSSLG; encoded by the exons ATGAGTCTGAAAAAATCACATAAGAGTTATCCGCAGGCATTTAAAGATGAAGCCGTCTTGATGGTGCTGGAGCAAGGTTATAGCGTTGCCGATGCGGCAAAGTCTCTTGGAGTTAGCACGAGCCTGCTTTACAACTGGAAGGAAAAACACGAAGCCCTGCAACAAGGCATCACCTTAGAAGAGTCTGAGCGTGATGAGTTGAAGCGATTGCGTAGAGAAAACAAAGAATTACGCATGGAAAAAGAAATTC CTAAAAAAGGCAAGCGCCTTCTTTGCGAGAGAAATGAAGTAAGATTTCGTTTCATCAAACTGCAATCTCACCTGTTTCCCATAACACTGTTATGTCGAGTAATGAGTGTCAGTAAGTCAGGCTATTACGATTGGCATAAACGCCCTGCAAACGTGATAAGCGTTGAAACACTGAAGCTTTATCGCCTTGTTCGACAGCTATTTAAGCAAAGTCGAGGCAGCTTAGGGAATCGTGAAATGGTGAAGAAATTGCGCAAGGAAGGCTACCAGGTTGGTCGCTATCTCGTTCGTAAAATTATGCACCGCCTTCGACTCAAAGCAACCCAGCGATGTGCTTACAAGGTGACGACACAGCGAAAACACTCAGATGCAGTGGCTGATAACCTGTTAAACATGAACTTTAATCCAGTATCGGCTAATCAGGTCTGGGCGGGTGACGTGACCTATTTAAAGACGGGTGAAGGCTGGATGTACTTAGCTGTGGTGATGGATTTATATTCACGCCGGATTGTGGGATGGCGCATAGACAAACGCATGACCACAGATTTGATATCCAAGGCATTAATAAAAGCCTACAACCTGCGACAACCAGCGCGAGGGCTGGTATTTCACAGTGACCGAGGCTCGCAATATACCAGTAAACAATTCGGTAGGCTGCTATCGAGCTATGGTATCCGAGCCAGCATGGGTGATGTGGGTGCGTGTTGGGATAATGCCGTTGTTGAGCGATTCTTTGGTAGCTTGAAACACGATTGGATTTTTAAAGTTGCTCAACCAACAAGGGAGTTTATGAAGCAAGATGTGACGGCTTACATCAAATATTACAACTTGGAGCGACTTCATTCTGCTAATAACGATCTGTCACCTGTAGAGTTTGAGAATTCTCAAGTAAAAGTGTCCAGTTTGGGTTGA
- a CDS encoding IS256-like element ISSod4 family transposase, with protein sequence MTQPFNFEQALKDLQSGKSLTGKDSILGPLIKQLTEAALQAELEQHLAHDPQPNRKNGKTPKTIKHPSGNFELDAPRDRNGTFEPQLIKKNQTTLTDEIERKVLSMFSIGMSYRDINQHVEDMYGLNVSNATVSAITDKLIPELKAWQQRPLDSHYPIVWLDAIHYKVKEDGRYVSKAVYTLLALNMKGKKEILGLHLSENEGANYWLSVLADLNNRGVKDILIACVDGLTGFPEAIASIFPHTETQLCVIHQIRNSMKYVASKNQKAFMADLKPVYRAVSKEAAEMALDELEAKWGDAYPLVINSWRRKWHNLSHYFKYPEHIRKVIYTTNAVEAVHRQFRKLTKTKGAFPNENSLLKLLYAGILNASDKWTMPIHNWSLCLSVLVNPNWTLLLENSQTLQVTDRY encoded by the coding sequence ATGACCCAACCTTTTAACTTCGAACAAGCCCTTAAAGATCTGCAATCAGGTAAAAGCCTCACAGGTAAAGACAGCATTCTTGGCCCACTGATCAAGCAACTCACTGAAGCGGCTCTCCAGGCTGAGCTTGAGCAGCATTTAGCGCATGATCCTCAGCCTAATCGTAAAAATGGCAAAACCCCTAAGACCATTAAGCATCCGTCCGGTAACTTTGAGTTAGACGCGCCTAGAGACCGCAATGGCACCTTTGAGCCTCAGTTGATTAAGAAAAATCAAACTACACTAACCGATGAAATCGAACGTAAAGTGTTATCGATGTTCAGTATAGGTATGAGCTATCGCGATATTAATCAACATGTTGAAGATATGTATGGGCTCAATGTGTCTAACGCAACAGTAAGCGCCATCACCGACAAACTCATCCCCGAACTTAAAGCGTGGCAACAGCGCCCATTAGATAGCCATTATCCTATCGTTTGGCTTGATGCGATACATTATAAAGTCAAAGAGGATGGGCGTTACGTCAGTAAAGCCGTTTACACATTGTTAGCGCTTAATATGAAAGGAAAAAAGGAAATTTTAGGGCTTCACTTATCCGAAAATGAAGGCGCTAATTACTGGCTATCCGTACTGGCCGATCTTAATAATCGTGGTGTAAAAGATATTCTTATCGCCTGTGTTGACGGCTTGACCGGTTTCCCTGAGGCCATAGCCAGTATCTTCCCTCATACGGAAACACAGCTATGCGTTATCCACCAGATCCGCAACTCAATGAAGTATGTCGCCTCAAAAAATCAGAAAGCGTTTATGGCTGATTTAAAGCCTGTGTATCGAGCCGTGAGTAAAGAAGCCGCAGAGATGGCATTGGACGAACTGGAGGCCAAATGGGGTGATGCTTATCCGTTGGTAATCAACTCTTGGCGTCGCAAATGGCATAATTTGTCCCATTATTTTAAGTACCCAGAACATATCAGGAAAGTGATTTACACGACCAATGCGGTTGAGGCTGTGCATCGCCAATTTAGAAAGCTCACCAAAACCAAAGGTGCATTTCCTAATGAAAATAGCTTGTTGAAGCTACTTTACGCAGGCATATTAAACGCCTCAGATAAATGGACTATGCCAATCCACAATTGGAGCCTTTGTTTATCTGTACTGGTCAACCCAAACTGGACACTTTTACTTGAGAATTCTCAAACTCTACAGGTGACAGATCGTTATTAG
- a CDS encoding pirin family protein: MKVLGQFSAKPAMDGDGVNIRRVADFISTQFDPFLMMDEIKSDDKQDVIGGFPPHPHRGMETFTYIRKGGFEHRDQMGNVKAIRTGDVQWMSTGYGVVHSEMPLADALNGLHGFQIWVNMPAKDKLRPATYQDTASIPSVETTNDTGATLKALAGDWAFAGKSTISATIQGLAGEAAIADLMINANGEAQLDLSKHEFAALYIYQGGLSKGEGSQWSFNEGQFLVLDSQTPLQLKADDRGAGMLLFVGKPIREKIVQMGPFVMNTQAEIQQAIRDYQEGRFGQIA, encoded by the coding sequence ATGAAAGTCTTAGGCCAGTTTTCTGCTAAACCCGCGATGGATGGTGATGGGGTGAATATTCGCCGCGTGGCTGACTTTATCAGCACTCAGTTTGATCCATTCTTGATGATGGATGAGATCAAATCCGATGATAAACAGGATGTTATTGGTGGCTTTCCACCGCATCCACACCGTGGGATGGAGACCTTTACCTATATCCGTAAGGGCGGGTTTGAGCATCGTGATCAAATGGGTAACGTCAAAGCGATTCGTACAGGCGATGTGCAGTGGATGAGCACGGGTTACGGCGTGGTGCATTCTGAAATGCCGCTGGCCGATGCACTCAATGGTCTGCATGGCTTCCAAATTTGGGTCAATATGCCCGCGAAAGATAAACTGCGCCCCGCGACGTATCAGGATACGGCTTCAATCCCAAGCGTTGAAACCACGAACGACACAGGCGCAACCCTTAAAGCCTTGGCGGGGGATTGGGCTTTTGCGGGTAAGAGTACGATCAGTGCCACCATCCAAGGATTAGCGGGCGAAGCGGCGATTGCCGACTTGATGATTAACGCCAATGGTGAAGCGCAGCTCGATTTATCCAAGCATGAGTTTGCCGCCCTCTATATTTACCAAGGTGGCTTGAGTAAGGGCGAAGGCTCACAGTGGTCATTCAATGAAGGCCAGTTTTTAGTGCTCGATAGCCAAACGCCATTGCAGCTTAAGGCCGATGATCGCGGTGCGGGCATGTTACTGTTTGTGGGTAAACCGATTCGTGAAAAAATTGTGCAGATGGGCCCCTTTGTGATGAACACCCAAGCGGAAATTCAGCAGGCGATTCGCGATTATCAAGAAGGGCGTTTTGGCCAAATCGCTTAA
- the dbpA gene encoding ATP-dependent RNA helicase DbpA, with product MAFSTLKLKTELLENLSSMGYNEMTPIQAQSLPAILAGEDVIGQGKTGSGKTAAFGLGLLNKLDVKRFRIQTLVLCPTRELADQVAQEIRTLARGIHNVKVLTLCGGVPMGPQIGSLEHGAHIIVGTPGRIVDHLDRNRLDLSNLNMLVLDEADRMLEMGFQPQLDAIIEQSPRERQTLLFSATFPEQIQSIAKQIMYNPVMVKAAVTHEKNTIEQHFYQLDDDKSRMQALQLLLLEHKPESAVVFCNTKRETQKVADELEGLGFSVLALHGDLEQRDRDETLLQFANKSACVLVATDVAARGLDIDALDAVFNYHVAYDTEVHIHRIGRTGRAGSKGAAYTFYNDQDGYKIALLEEYLDREITSESLPSLSLLGSAPNAPTMITLQIDGGKKEKLRPGDILGALTGDNGIEGTQVGKILVTDYRAYVAVNRKVAKKALSKITSGRIKGKSYRAWLMK from the coding sequence ATGGCTTTCTCGACCCTTAAGCTAAAAACCGAACTGCTTGAGAACCTTTCTTCTATGGGCTACAACGAGATGACGCCCATTCAGGCGCAAAGCTTGCCAGCCATTTTAGCGGGCGAGGATGTGATAGGTCAGGGTAAAACGGGGTCAGGTAAAACGGCGGCCTTTGGTCTAGGTTTACTAAATAAATTAGACGTTAAGCGTTTTCGCATTCAAACCTTAGTACTGTGTCCAACCCGCGAGCTGGCCGACCAAGTGGCGCAGGAGATCCGTACTCTGGCCCGCGGTATACACAATGTGAAAGTATTAACCCTGTGTGGTGGTGTGCCCATGGGGCCGCAAATTGGCTCTTTGGAGCATGGTGCCCATATTATTGTGGGAACCCCAGGGCGGATCGTCGATCACTTAGACCGCAATCGTTTAGATTTAAGTAATCTGAATATGTTAGTGCTTGATGAAGCTGACCGCATGCTCGAAATGGGCTTCCAACCTCAGCTCGATGCCATTATTGAACAGTCACCACGAGAGCGCCAAACGCTGCTGTTTAGTGCGACATTCCCTGAGCAAATTCAATCGATTGCTAAACAAATCATGTATAACCCTGTGATGGTTAAGGCCGCGGTTACCCATGAAAAAAATACCATCGAACAGCATTTTTATCAGTTAGATGACGATAAGTCGCGCATGCAAGCGCTGCAATTATTACTGTTAGAACATAAGCCAGAAAGCGCCGTGGTGTTTTGTAATACCAAGCGTGAAACGCAAAAAGTGGCCGACGAACTTGAGGGTTTAGGCTTTAGTGTTTTAGCCTTGCACGGCGATTTAGAGCAGCGCGATAGGGACGAAACCCTGTTGCAATTTGCCAATAAGAGTGCCTGTGTATTAGTGGCTACCGACGTGGCCGCCCGTGGTTTAGATATCGATGCACTAGATGCGGTATTTAACTACCATGTGGCCTACGATACCGAAGTTCACATTCACCGTATCGGCCGTACAGGTCGTGCGGGCAGTAAAGGCGCTGCTTATACCTTTTACAACGATCAAGACGGTTACAAGATTGCCTTGCTAGAAGAGTACTTAGATCGAGAAATTACCAGTGAATCACTGCCATCATTAAGCTTGCTTGGCAGTGCGCCCAATGCGCCAACCATGATCACTCTGCAAATCGATGGCGGTAAAAAAGAGAAACTTCGCCCTGGCGATATTCTTGGCGCCCTGACGGGTGATAATGGCATTGAAGGTACGCAGGTGGGCAAAATTCTTGTGACTGATTATCGCGCTTATGTGGCGGTAAACCGTAAAGTGGCTAAAAAGGCACTGAGCAAGATCACCAGCGGCCGCATTAAGGGTAAGTCTTACCGCGCATGGTTGATGAAATAA
- a CDS encoding CbrC family protein has protein sequence MDFPLFTYHPNPLATGAVVASDASCQCCGKARGFICIAGMYCVENIDAICPWCVADGSAADKFNGHFVDDYPLLEAGLDIAIVKEVAERTPGYISWQQEVWQSHCNDACEFHGDAELAELQALQGESLEEFLSEYMLDRDFWQKILSGYQKGGDLAIYKFQCRHCHKVIFTMDCN, from the coding sequence ATGGATTTCCCTCTGTTTACCTATCATCCCAACCCGCTCGCGACAGGCGCAGTCGTTGCAAGTGATGCAAGCTGTCAATGCTGCGGTAAAGCCCGAGGATTTATCTGTATAGCTGGGATGTATTGCGTTGAAAATATTGATGCTATCTGCCCATGGTGCGTTGCCGATGGCAGCGCTGCAGATAAATTTAATGGCCATTTTGTCGACGATTATCCCCTGCTTGAAGCCGGGCTTGATATCGCAATTGTTAAAGAAGTAGCCGAAAGAACGCCAGGCTATATCTCATGGCAACAGGAAGTCTGGCAGTCCCATTGTAACGATGCCTGCGAATTTCATGGCGATGCCGAACTTGCTGAATTACAAGCCTTACAAGGGGAATCATTGGAAGAATTTTTATCCGAATACATGCTCGACCGTGACTTCTGGCAAAAAATCTTGAGTGGTTATCAAAAGGGTGGCGATCTAGCCATTTACAAGTTTCAGTGCCGCCACTGCCATAAAGTGATTTTCACTATGGATTGCAATTAA
- a CDS encoding VOC family protein: MKQTIVHIALVVRDYDEAIDFYVNKLKFELIEDSYQPEQDKRWVVVAPPNSHGTALLLAKASKPEQESFIGNQAGGRVFLFLNTDDFWRDYEYMRSIDIHFIREPQVQDYGTVAVFEDLYGNRWDLLQLSPNHPMAKRCL; encoded by the coding sequence ATGAAACAGACTATTGTCCATATCGCGCTCGTGGTTAGAGACTACGATGAAGCGATTGATTTTTACGTTAATAAGCTCAAATTTGAGTTGATTGAAGACTCCTATCAACCCGAACAAGATAAACGTTGGGTTGTGGTTGCACCGCCTAACTCCCATGGTACGGCCTTACTACTAGCCAAAGCCTCTAAACCTGAGCAGGAATCATTTATCGGCAATCAAGCCGGAGGGCGGGTGTTTTTATTCTTAAATACCGATGATTTTTGGCGCGATTATGAGTATATGCGGTCAATAGACATTCACTTTATTCGCGAGCCACAAGTGCAAGATTACGGCACGGTCGCCGTATTTGAAGATCTCTATGGCAACCGTTGGGATTTATTGCAGCTAAGCCCCAATCACCCCATGGCGAAAAGATGTCTTTAG
- a CDS encoding NADP(H)-dependent aldo-keto reductase, with protein sequence MEYRRIPHSNLEVSKICLGTMTWGEQNTQAEAFAQLDYAIGSGINFIDTAEMYPVPPKPETQGETERILGQYIKARGNRDDLVIATKIAAPGGKSDYIRKNMALDWNNIHQAVDTSLERLQIDTIDLYQVHWPDRNTNFFGELFYDEQEVEQQTPILETLEALAEVIRQGKVRYIGVSNETPWGLMKYLQLAEKHGLPRIVTVQNPYNLLNRSFEVGMSEISHREELPLLAYSPLAFGALSGKYCNNQWPEGARLTLFKRFARYTGSQMALDATAAYVDLAREFNLSPAQMALAFVNSRKFVGSNIIGATDLYQLKENIDSLKVSLSPELLSRLNALSDQFRLPCP encoded by the coding sequence ATGGAATACAGACGCATACCGCATTCTAATCTCGAGGTGAGCAAAATCTGTTTAGGGACTATGACTTGGGGCGAACAAAATACCCAAGCCGAAGCCTTTGCACAGCTAGACTATGCCATAGGCAGTGGCATCAACTTTATTGATACTGCGGAAATGTACCCTGTGCCGCCAAAGCCGGAAACCCAAGGCGAAACCGAGCGCATTTTAGGCCAATATATCAAGGCCCGTGGCAACCGTGATGACTTAGTTATCGCCACTAAGATCGCCGCTCCAGGCGGCAAGAGTGATTATATTCGCAAAAACATGGCACTGGACTGGAACAACATTCACCAAGCGGTCGATACCTCGCTCGAGCGCCTGCAAATCGATACTATCGATCTCTATCAAGTGCATTGGCCAGATCGCAATACCAACTTCTTCGGGGAATTATTTTACGACGAGCAAGAGGTTGAGCAGCAAACACCGATCCTTGAAACCCTCGAAGCCCTTGCTGAAGTCATTCGCCAAGGAAAAGTGCGCTATATCGGCGTATCGAACGAAACGCCTTGGGGGCTGATGAAATATCTGCAACTGGCTGAAAAACACGGCTTACCACGCATTGTCACAGTACAAAATCCCTATAACCTGCTCAACCGCAGCTTTGAGGTGGGCATGAGTGAAATCAGTCACCGCGAAGAGTTACCACTGCTGGCCTACTCGCCCTTAGCCTTTGGCGCCCTGAGCGGCAAATATTGCAACAACCAATGGCCTGAAGGCGCGCGCTTAACCCTGTTTAAACGCTTCGCCCGTTATACTGGTTCGCAAATGGCACTCGATGCCACGGCAGCTTATGTAGATTTGGCCCGCGAGTTTAATCTCTCGCCCGCACAAATGGCGCTCGCTTTTGTTAACTCACGTAAATTTGTTGGCTCAAACATTATTGGTGCAACAGATTTATACCAACTGAAAGAAAATATCGACAGCTTAAAGGTCAGCCTCTCCCCCGAGTTACTTAGCCGTCTAAATGCTCTCTCAGATCAATTTAGATTGCCCTGTCCTTAG
- a CDS encoding Na(+)-translocating NADH-quinone reductase subunit A translates to MADFSNQVITIKKGLDLPISGEPRQIIEPGNRPSQVALLGEEYVGLKPTMLVEVGDKVKKGQPLFEDKKTKGVFFTAPASGEIVAINRGERRVLQSVVIRCNGLDADEQIRFDIHADLQSLSAQVVQAQLVNSGLWTALRTRPFSRVPALDSKPAGIFVTAMDTNPLAADPRLIIAEQSDAFKAGLAVLSHLTDGKVYLCQDKGEALVGADLPKVEVRRFTGVHPAGLAGTHIHFTLPVSIERQVWHIGYQDVIAYGKLFQTGELYTDRVVALGGPSVLNPRLLRTQLGAELSALVADEVKSGNNRVVSGSVLSGHTAQGVHDFLGRFHNQISVLAEDAQHQVLPWVRGGSDKFSITRAVTSRLFGLTKSFEFTTHQGGSQRAMMAFGQLDRVMPLDILPTLLVRDLVVRDTDEAQALGALELDEEDLALCTFVCPGKYDFGKELRACLDVIEREG, encoded by the coding sequence ATGGCAGATTTTTCAAACCAAGTTATAACGATCAAAAAAGGCCTCGATTTGCCGATTTCGGGCGAGCCAAGGCAGATCATCGAACCCGGTAATAGGCCATCGCAAGTGGCCTTGTTGGGTGAAGAGTATGTTGGCTTAAAACCGACTATGCTGGTCGAAGTCGGCGATAAGGTCAAAAAAGGCCAACCTTTGTTTGAAGATAAAAAAACAAAGGGGGTATTTTTTACCGCTCCAGCCAGTGGCGAGATTGTGGCGATTAACCGTGGTGAGCGCCGAGTATTACAATCCGTGGTGATCCGCTGCAATGGCTTAGACGCCGATGAGCAGATCCGTTTCGATATTCACGCTGATTTGCAGTCACTTTCTGCACAAGTAGTACAGGCACAATTAGTTAATAGTGGCCTGTGGACTGCGCTGCGTACCCGTCCTTTCTCCCGTGTCCCCGCGTTAGATAGTAAACCCGCAGGTATTTTTGTCACGGCAATGGATACCAATCCGTTAGCCGCCGATCCTCGGTTGATTATTGCTGAGCAGAGCGATGCCTTTAAGGCGGGTTTAGCGGTGCTAAGTCATTTAACTGATGGCAAAGTTTACCTCTGCCAAGACAAAGGCGAAGCCTTAGTCGGTGCTGATTTACCTAAAGTTGAAGTGCGCCGTTTTACAGGGGTACATCCCGCAGGCTTAGCCGGTACGCATATCCACTTTACCTTGCCCGTAAGCATCGAGCGTCAGGTGTGGCATATCGGCTATCAAGACGTTATCGCTTACGGCAAGCTGTTCCAAACTGGTGAGCTTTATACCGACCGCGTGGTGGCTTTAGGTGGTCCAAGTGTGCTTAACCCGCGTTTACTGCGTACTCAGTTAGGTGCAGAGCTCAGTGCTTTAGTAGCCGATGAAGTGAAATCTGGCAATAACCGCGTGGTGTCAGGCTCGGTATTATCGGGCCATACCGCCCAAGGCGTGCATGACTTTTTAGGTCGTTTTCATAATCAAATATCAGTGCTCGCCGAGGATGCACAACACCAAGTGCTGCCTTGGGTGCGCGGTGGCTCGGATAAGTTTTCTATCACTCGTGCAGTGACTTCCCGTTTATTTGGTCTTACTAAGTCTTTTGAATTTACCACGCATCAGGGCGGCTCTCAGCGCGCCATGATGGCCTTTGGTCAGCTCGATCGCGTAATGCCGCTGGATATTTTACCCACGCTGCTCGTTCGTGACTTAGTGGTGCGAGATACCGATGAGGCACAGGCCTTAGGCGCATTGGAGTTAGATGAAGAAGATTTAGCCCTATGTACCTTTGTGTGCCCTGGCAAGTATGACTTTGGTAAAGAGTTACGTGCCTGTCTAGATGTTATCGAGAGGGAAGGTTAA
- a CDS encoding NADH:ubiquinone reductase (Na(+)-transporting) subunit B: MTTQPKKPDLQDATGSQEEYYATGKSMKGFVRSLVIGSGRSTKGQVHVRDAIDVKRTMTLVGLCLLPAILFGLYNVGLQAQLALASGLSTPDTWKLALFNALSGGLTAETSVIGLFLYGLSFYLPIYLTALLTGLFWEVVFAKVRHQELHEGFFVTALLFTLILPVSIPLWLVVMGISFGVVIAKELFGGMGYNFLNPALAGLAFIYFAYPSEVTTVKQLVAVDGFSGATALAQAAAGQLQFADYAWYSAFSDPNWWNNFFGFTVGAIGETSTLAVLLGGLLLLITRLADWRIVVGVMLGMIATATLFNLIGSSTNQMMSMPWTWHLVTGGFAIAMMFMATDPVTTSYTRPGKFVYGALIGFMTVLIRVANPKMPEGVMLAILFANLWAPLFDYLVARANIKRRLKRHGI, from the coding sequence ATGACGACACAACCTAAAAAACCTGATTTACAGGACGCTACTGGTTCGCAAGAAGAGTATTACGCCACAGGCAAATCGATGAAGGGCTTTGTGCGCTCATTGGTGATCGGAAGTGGTCGTAGCACGAAGGGACAAGTACACGTACGTGATGCCATTGATGTTAAACGTACCATGACCTTAGTCGGCCTATGTTTATTGCCAGCCATTTTATTTGGCTTATATAACGTGGGTTTACAGGCGCAACTCGCACTCGCAAGCGGCTTAAGCACTCCAGATACGTGGAAGCTTGCGCTGTTTAACGCCTTAAGCGGTGGCTTAACGGCAGAGACCAGTGTGATTGGCTTGTTCCTCTATGGCTTAAGTTTTTATCTGCCGATTTACTTAACGGCATTGCTGACCGGCCTTTTCTGGGAAGTGGTGTTTGCTAAGGTTCGTCACCAAGAATTGCACGAAGGCTTTTTCGTTACCGCCCTGCTATTTACGCTGATTTTACCTGTTTCGATTCCGCTCTGGTTGGTAGTAATGGGGATTAGCTTTGGGGTAGTGATTGCCAAAGAGCTGTTTGGTGGCATGGGATATAACTTCCTTAACCCCGCCTTAGCTGGCTTGGCGTTTATCTATTTTGCCTATCCGTCAGAAGTCACAACCGTTAAGCAGTTAGTCGCAGTAGATGGTTTTTCTGGCGCGACTGCATTAGCGCAAGCCGCAGCCGGACAATTACAATTTGCCGATTACGCTTGGTACAGCGCCTTTAGCGATCCCAACTGGTGGAATAACTTCTTTGGCTTTACCGTGGGGGCGATTGGTGAAACCAGCACGCTAGCGGTATTGCTCGGTGGTTTGTTACTGCTGATCACCCGTTTAGCTGATTGGCGTATCGTCGTGGGCGTGATGTTAGGCATGATTGCCACCGCTACCCTGTTTAATCTGATTGGCTCAAGTACCAACCAAATGATGTCAATGCCGTGGACATGGCATTTAGTCACCGGTGGTTTTGCTATCGCGATGATGTTTATGGCGACCGATCCAGTGACCACCTCTTATACCCGCCCAGGCAAGTTTGTCTACGGCGCGTTGATTGGTTTTATGACAGTCCTTATCCGTGTTGCTAACCCTAAAATGCCTGAAGGCGTGATGTTAGCGATTCTGTTCGCCAACCTGTGGGCACCGCTGTTCGATTATCTGGTGGCCCGTGCCAACATCAAACGGAGATTAAAACGTCATGGTATTTAA
- a CDS encoding Na(+)-translocating NADH-quinone reductase subunit C, with amino-acid sequence MVFKKDTVVGTMIFTITLCLLCSFMITGTAGVLKERKLAKKRDELQRYVLMAADVNLGQGNEFRDIFAKSVKPLLINLDTGKVDSDANVLDFDERMAAINPETSSTPKKDIAKIKTRANDARVFKVFDDSGKLSSVVVPFYGKGLWSMIYGYVAVEPDFNTIKGVVVYEHGETPGIGDFVTDPHWLSLWKGKQLFDDKGKFAMRLVKGGVKEGDIHGVDAVSGATMTGRGVQRAMEFWFGVEGFQTFFNQLKASADQGELGGAK; translated from the coding sequence ATGGTATTTAAGAAAGATACTGTGGTGGGGACCATGATCTTCACCATTACGCTCTGCCTTTTGTGCTCCTTTATGATCACCGGCACCGCAGGCGTATTAAAAGAACGCAAACTTGCGAAAAAACGCGATGAGTTACAACGTTATGTGTTGATGGCGGCCGATGTCAATTTAGGCCAAGGTAATGAGTTTAGAGATATTTTTGCTAAATCTGTTAAACCATTACTGATTAATCTCGACACAGGTAAAGTGGACTCGGATGCCAATGTGCTTGACTTTGACGAGCGCATGGCAGCGATTAACCCAGAAACCTCCAGCACCCCTAAAAAGGATATCGCTAAGATTAAAACCCGTGCTAACGATGCCCGTGTGTTTAAGGTGTTTGATGATAGCGGCAAATTATCTAGCGTAGTCGTGCCATTCTACGGCAAAGGTCTGTGGTCGATGATCTACGGTTACGTGGCCGTTGAACCTGACTTTAACACCATCAAAGGTGTCGTGGTTTACGAGCACGGTGAAACCCCAGGTATCGGTGACTTTGTGACTGATCCACATTGGTTATCCCTGTGGAAAGGCAAGCAACTCTTTGACGATAAAGGCAAGTTTGCAATGCGCCTCGTTAAAGGTGGCGTCAAAGAAGGAGATATCCATGGTGTAGATGCGGTCAGTGGTGCAACCATGACTGGCCGTGGCGTACAGCGCGCAATGGAATTTTGGTTTGGCGTCGAGGGTTTCCAAACCTTCTTCAACCAGTTAAAAGCATCGGCTGATCAAGGTGAGTTGGGAGGTGCAAAATGA
- a CDS encoding NADH:ubiquinone reductase (Na(+)-transporting) subunit D yields MSNSLSMRDMLAGPVFANNPVAMQVLGVCSALAVSNSMQTAVVMTLAVTFVLVFSNLIISAIRNFIPNSVRIIAQMTVIASLVIIVDMVLQDVAYELSKQLSVFVGLIITNCIIMGRAEAFAMKYPPHLAVVDAVGNAAGYGLVLISVAFVRELLGTGNLFGHSVLTTVENGGWYLPNEMFKLPPSAFFLIGLLIWSINVIQRKRG; encoded by the coding sequence ATGAGCAACAGTTTATCCATGCGGGACATGCTAGCAGGCCCTGTGTTTGCTAATAACCCCGTAGCGATGCAAGTACTGGGCGTATGCTCGGCGCTGGCGGTGAGTAACTCCATGCAGACCGCGGTGGTGATGACACTCGCGGTGACCTTCGTACTGGTGTTCTCCAACCTGATTATCTCTGCTATTCGCAACTTTATCCCTAATAGTGTGCGGATTATTGCCCAGATGACAGTAATTGCCTCCTTGGTCATTATTGTTGACATGGTATTGCAGGATGTGGCTTATGAGTTATCTAAGCAACTGTCTGTATTTGTTGGGTTAATTATCACTAACTGTATCATCATGGGCCGTGCAGAAGCCTTTGCGATGAAGTATCCACCGCACTTAGCTGTGGTCGATGCCGTGGGTAACGCAGCGGGTTACGGTTTAGTGCTGATCAGTGTGGCCTTTGTGCGTGAGTTGTTAGGCACGGGTAATCTGTTCGGCCATAGTGTGTTGACTACGGTTGAAAACGGCGGCTGGTACTTACCTAACGAGATGTTTAAGTTGCCACCAAGCGCCTTCTTCCTGATTGGCCTGCTGATCTGGAGCATTAACGTGATCCAGCGTAAACGCGGTTAA